In Candidatus Paceibacterota bacterium, a genomic segment contains:
- a CDS encoding helix-turn-helix domain-containing protein encodes MPEAPQEITLKEAATATGYHPDYIGALLREGKIPGRKVGRSWVTTAAAIRAYGNKSYAPSITFGKLLLIGLAVLVALVVVLFLGNIFIVGTTTPVEESGDILNAGREVEDIGISLQ; translated from the coding sequence ATGCCCGAAGCACCTCAAGAAATTACTTTAAAAGAAGCTGCAACAGCGACTGGGTATCACCCAGATTATATTGGCGCACTCCTTCGTGAAGGAAAAATTCCTGGACGAAAAGTTGGGCGATCTTGGGTCACGACTGCTGCTGCAATTCGGGCATATGGAAATAAGTCATACGCACCCTCAATTACCTTTGGAAAACTTCTCCTCATTGGACTTGCGGTTCTCGTTGCTCTTGTTGTTGTTCTCTTTCTTGGAAATATCTTTATTGTCGGAACAACAACACCGGTTGAGGAAAGTGGAGATATTTTGAATGCAGGTCGAGAAGTGGAAGACATAGGAATTAGCCTGCAATGA
- a CDS encoding fibronectin type III domain-containing protein: MKHITFFLALFFLICANAGATSVDPTVVELHVNGCNNNGICEPLNGETVAACPLDCTITTPTSSTSTPPENRRRTSSSGIPYYERIIDRIQATPGTSSISLVWETTPPSIGVLLWGKTPDFEAGAISESAFGYSHGLIIRDLLPDTTYYMQLVVRSIDGGGEASPVLQLRTNTTKVIVDIQPEISYVGILEEGGAITLEWGNPPADTFSYIRIVKKDGSFPKDAYDGRVVYEGRGETVTDRSGDGKEYYGIFVRGKDGKYSRGAFARIYKNPGDTTVIPALNEAFNGVDFSSMIFDARYDLARSICLNDFPKENRGVWTLNLLLFVIILLLLITLALLATLFRKTR, encoded by the coding sequence ATGAAACATATTACTTTTTTCCTCGCACTGTTTTTTCTCATATGTGCAAACGCTGGCGCAACGAGTGTTGACCCGACAGTCGTCGAGTTACATGTTAATGGATGTAACAACAACGGAATTTGTGAACCATTAAATGGTGAGACAGTTGCTGCGTGTCCACTCGATTGCACGATAACAACACCAACATCAAGCACTTCAACACCACCAGAGAATCGCAGAAGGACATCGTCGTCTGGAATCCCATACTACGAACGAATCATTGATCGTATTCAGGCAACGCCTGGAACATCGTCCATTTCACTTGTGTGGGAAACAACACCACCATCGATTGGTGTTTTGTTGTGGGGGAAGACTCCGGACTTTGAAGCAGGAGCAATCTCTGAAAGTGCATTTGGATATTCACATGGACTGATTATTCGCGACCTGCTTCCTGACACAACGTACTACATGCAACTGGTTGTCCGAAGTATTGATGGGGGAGGAGAAGCATCACCTGTCTTGCAGTTACGGACAAACACAACGAAAGTGATAGTGGATATACAGCCCGAAATTTCATATGTCGGAATACTTGAAGAGGGTGGCGCAATCACCCTTGAATGGGGTAACCCACCAGCTGATACATTTTCATACATCCGAATCGTCAAGAAAGATGGCTCGTTTCCTAAGGATGCATACGACGGAAGGGTGGTCTATGAGGGTCGTGGAGAGACAGTAACTGACCGCTCAGGCGATGGAAAAGAGTATTACGGTATCTTTGTCAGGGGAAAGGATGGAAAGTATTCACGGGGTGCTTTTGCCCGGATATACAAGAACCCAGGGGATACCACGGTCATTCCGGCCCTAAACGAGGCCTTTAATGGCGTTGATTTTTCCTCCATGATTTTCGATGCCCGGTATGACCTCGCTCGGTCAATCTGTTTGAACGATTTTCCAAAAGAAAATAGAGGAGTTTGGACTCTGAATTTGCTTCTTTTTGTGATCATTTTGCTCCTGTTGATAACTCTTGCACTTCTCGCTACGCTTTTCAGAAAAACAAGGTAA